Proteins encoded together in one Salvelinus fontinalis isolate EN_2023a chromosome 6, ASM2944872v1, whole genome shotgun sequence window:
- the ky gene encoding kyphoscoliosis peptidase produces MGNVLHMRSVEVPFPKRSLNLRSVHCPLPTNNHQQHYCYNSNNSNNTKVTEEESYPQATQKASGQEVKTGESGEKKASKPQDGHSKDTSKTTSDDEKGPSVVQQEWKLEVLSLNNSNIMKSHKTVVSTVATKTTVATVAGAAQSKTSSVFQKWAAMELEVQRPMTKRQLSDECAAYSLRVVKKSTVRREEGAVQRDVEGRAPGKPKLHPSQRQSSSTVKSGSVSKKKLKMELFATTEVFSRVDNHAINTGKLQSQKIFSVPTITQTITEGAQNELEKLRAIWIWLCHNIEYDVSGYLGLTDKLCTPERVVETGRGVCCGYSSVCMQMCQEAGIECQEVSGHGKGIGYRQGQSYQNTKSLHMWNAVKLGGHWYLLDACWGAGRVDMDNKAFIKRYDDFYFLTDPEDFINSHCPDEQEWQLLDDPIPLEEFEKRVLKTSEFYRLGLTLLHPKHFLLVTENGEASVSMKFTKPVDFTYQISQRSGCKPKAVNSSSGLLTVTRESMRLRLLPPTGGTYDVIIFARSGNNSGTFSWVCSLLVECPEQELTEELPENPFLSWGLQRSAESLGVKKCSNGAEAAVSETGSFELVLHTSRPLMMLCELTQKDLDPSIAKRCLATQIQSDRLTCNVLCPYLGYYRLSVFVRNYERPQDGFQNGGNFLLHCTGGAINLNELFPPALSTACGPGIRTQDAGLSKFSHTSALVSTQQGKCNITFQNQQDLELHAVLFKEQRKRLGHPLCRHVFFTYNSSKVTISVALPEAGVYKLGLYAKISTDQDFSLLCDFVLRNSSGSSWPPFPCTYTAWQRGSVLFEPRGGLLEPLSWVLFRVRVPGAQRVSVVGEQLMELQLSKSRVWEGEVFTGASMSQLKLAASGGGGGSTDMAIIMSFDVLSQQNEI; encoded by the exons ATGGGCAATGTTCTTCACATGAGGTCTGTAGAGGTCCCTTTCCCAAAGAGATCCCTCAACCTCCGCAGCGTCCATTGCCCCCTCCCTACCAACAATCACCAACAGCACTACTgctacaacagcaacaacagcaacaacactaAAGTGACCgaggaggagtcctaccctcaggCCACACAGAAGGCCTCAGGTCAGGAGGTCAAAACTGGGGAAAGTGGTGAAAAGAAAGCCTCCAAACCCCAAGATGGCCACTCTAAAGACACCTCAAAAACAACGTCAGACGACGAAAAAGGTCCGTCGGTTGTCCAGCAAGAGTGGAAGCTGGAGGTTCTGTCACTAAATAACAGCAATATCATGAAAAGCCACAAAACTGTAGTGTCAACCGTAGCAACCAAAACGACAGTGGCAACTGTTGCCGGTGCGGCCCAGTCCAAGACTAGTTCTGTGTTTCAGAAATGGGCTGCCATGGAGTTGGAGGTCCAGAGACCCATGACCAAGCGACAGCTGTCAGATGAGTGCGCTGCCTACTCCCTCAGGGTGGTGAAGAAGAGTACagtgagaagggaggagggggccGTACAGAGGGATGTGGAAGGACGAGCCCCGGGGAAGCCCAAACTCCATCCAAGTCAAAGGCAGAGCTCCAGTACAGTGAAGAGTGGAAGCGTCTCAAAAAAAAAGCTCAAAATGGAACTCTTTGCCACCACAGAAGTATTCAGCAGGGTGGATAACCATGCCATCAATACTGGAAAA TTGCAAAGTCAAAAGATTTTCTCAGTTCCGACCATCACCCAGACCATCACAGAAGGAGCGCAGAATGAGCTGGAGAAACTGAGAGCCATCTGGATCTGGCTCTGCCACAACATCG AGTACGACGTGAGTGGCTACCTTGGCCTGACGGACAAGCTGTGCACCCCAGAAAGGGTCGTTGAGACGGGTCGTGGAGTGTGCTGTGGGTACTCCAGCGTCTGCATGCAGATGTGCCA GGAAGCAGGAATCGAATGTCAAGAGGTGTCTGGCCATGGCAAAGGTATTGGGTACAGGCAAGGCCAGAGCTACCAAAACACCAAATCCCTCCACATGTGGAACGCAGTGAAACTGGGAGGTCACTGGTATCTACTGGACGCATGTtggggagcagggagagtagacATGGACAACAAAGCCTTTATTAAGAG GTACGATGACTTCTACTTCCTGACAGATCCTGAGGACTTCATCAACTCCCACTGTCCAGATGAGCAAGAGTGGCAGCTTCTGGACGATCCAATCCCACTGGAGGAGTTTGAGAAGAGGGTTCTAAAGACCTCGGAGTTCTACAGACTGGGTCTGACCCTCCTCCATCCCAAACACTTCCTGCTGGTCACAG AAAATGGTGAGGCCTCGGTGTCAATGAAATTCACCAAGCCTGTCGACTTCACCTACCAGATCTCTCAGCGGAGCGGCTGTAAACCCAAAGCGGTCAACAGCTCATCTGGCCTGCTCACTGTGACCCGGGAGAGCATGAGGTTACGACTGCTGCCCCCTACAGGTGGCACGTATGACGTCATAATCTTTGCCCGGTCAGGCAACAACTCAGGGACGTTCAGCTGGGTCTGCTCTCTCCTGGTGGAGTGTCCAGAACAGGAACTAACTGAAGAACTCCCTGAGAACCCCTTCTTGTCCTGGGGTCTGCAGCGGAGCGCAGAGAGCCTGGGGGTGAAGAAGTGCAGCAACGGGGCAGAGGCTGCGGTGTCGGAGACTGGCTCCTTCGAGCTAGTCCTGCACACCTCCAGACCACTCATGATGCTGTGTGAACTGACCCAGAAAGACCTTGACCCGTCCATAGCCAAGAGGTGTCTGGCAACTCAAATCCAATCTGACCGCCTCACCTGTAACGTCCTCTGTCCCTATCTAGGTTACTATcggttgtctgtgtttgttcggaACTACGAGCGGCCCCAAGACGGCTTCCAGAATGGAGGCAACTTCCTCTTGCACTGCACAGGAGGCGCTATCAACCTCAATGAGCTCTTTCCCCCTGCCCTTAGCACTGCTTGTGGGCCTGGCATCCGGACGCAAGACGCTGGCCTCTCCAAGTTCAGCCACACGAGTGCGCTGGTGAGCACCCAGCAAGGCAAATGCAACATTACCTTCCAAAACCAACAAGACCTGGAGCTCCACGCTGTGCTGTTCAAGGAACAACGCAAGAGACTGGGGCACCCACTCTGCCGGCACGTCTTCTTCACTTACAACAGCAGCAAAGTGACCATCAGCGTGGCCCTACCCGAGGCCGGAGTCTACAAGCTGGGCCTTTACGCCAAAATCTCCACTGACCAGGACTTCAGTCTGCTATGTGACTTTGTGCTGCGCAACAGCTCAGGGAGCAGCTGGCCTCCGTTCCCCTGCACCTACACAGCCTGGCAGAGGGGCAGCGTGCTGTTCGAGCCCCGCGGTGGTCTCCTGGAGCCCCTGTCCTGGGTGCTCTTCAGGGTCAGGGTGCCTGGGGCCCAGAGGGTGAGCGTGGTGGGAGAGCAGCTGATGGAGCTGCAGCTCAGTAAGAGCCGTGTGTGGGAGGGAGAGGTGTTCACCGGGGCCAGCATGTCCCAGCTCAAACTGGCAGCCAGCGGGGGTGGAGGGGGCTCCACTGACATGGCCATTATCATGTCCTTCGACGTGCTGAGCCAGCAGAACGAAATATAA